The genomic DNA TCCTCACGCTCTTGCGGTCGCCCACCCGGACGGGCAGACCCGTCGCCGCCTTGTCCGCCTTCCAGCCCCAGTGCCAGCCGAGGACACTGCTCGCGTAGGACTTCACGTCGTAGTCGTGCCCGGCGGAGTTGTTGGCCCAGGAGTAGTCCGTGCCCCAGGAGATCGTGGAGCCGGACCGGGAGTCGTCCCAGACGCACTGGGTGCCGGTGGCCTTGTCCTGGCCCCAGAGGTTGTTGTTCACGTAGTACTTGCCGAGCGTGATCGTGTCGAAGGCCGCGCACTTCTTGCCGGTCTCGCCCGCCTGGGCGACGGTGACGCCGGCGGCGGCCGCGAGGACGACCGTGGTGGCGACCAGGGCCCTCGCCTTCTTGGACAGGCGCGGTCTGCGATGCTGCATCAGGGGTCCTTCCGGGGGACGGTCTGCTTACGCCCCTCAGTGGCCGCCGGATCTTCCGGAGGTTGCCACGGCCGGCGTGGAAATTGTGCCCGGAATTAATTGTCGAAGCGCTTCGACAGCCTATGGACAGCCCTTCCTCGCCGAGCTACTGTCGAGCCACCCTCACTCCCCTTATCCGCAATGCGCGCACTGTCGAAGCGCTTCACACAAGCTTGGAGAGCTGGATGGTCACCCTCGCCGAGGTCGCCCAGCACGCCGGAGTCTCGGCGAGCACGGTGAGCTATGTCCTCAGCGGCAAGCGGTCCATCTCCGTGGGCACCCGCCGGCGGGTCGAGCAGAGCATCCAGGAGCTCGGCTACCACCCGAACGCGGGGGCCCGCGCCCTGGCGAGCAGCAGGTCGAACATCATCGCGCTGATGATCCCGCTCCGCACGGACATGTACGTCCCCGTGATGATGGAGATCGCCATCGCGGTGGCGACCAGCGCCCGCACCCACGGGTACGACGTGCTGCTGCTCACCGGCGAGGAGGGTCCCGACGCGGTGCGCCGGGTCACGGGCAGCGGGCTCGCCGACGCGATGATCCTGATGGACGTCGAGCTCGACGACGAGCGGCTGCCGCTGCTGCGCAGCACCGACCAGCCGTCCGTGCTCATCGGACTGCCCGCCGACACCTCCGGACTGACCTGCGTCGACCTGGACTTCGGCGCGACGGGCGCCCTGTGCGCCGGGCATCTGGCGACGCTCGGCCACCGTGACATCGCTGTCATCGGCGAGGCGCCCGCGGTCTACGAACGGCACACGGGCTTCGCCGAGCGCACCCTCGACGGGCTCCGCTCCCGCTCGCGGGAGCTGGGCCTGCGCGTGCTGCACCGGCCGTGCGAGGGCGGCTACGACGCGATGGCCCTGACGCTCGCCCGGATCTTCGACGAGCGCCCGAGCACCACGGGGTTCGTCGTGCAGAACGAGTCCGCCGTGGAACCGCTGCTCGCGCTGCTGCGCCGGCAGGGACGGGCCGTACCCGAGGACGTCTCCGTGATCGCCATCTGCCCGGACCAGGTCGCCACGCAGGCCTCGGTGCGGCTGACGTCCGTGGCCATCCCGGCCCAGGAGATGGGACGGCACGCGGTGGAGCACCTGGTCGCGAAGCTGAACGGGCACGGCGAGGACGAAGTCGTGCTGATCGCACCCGAGCTGACGGTACGGGCGAGCACGGGACCGGCACCGACCGCCGCCTGACCCGCCACCGCCCCGCTCGACCGCCGCGCCTCACACCCGACCGCCTCCTCCCTCACCCACCGCCGCCCCACTCGACCGCGCGCCCCCACCTGACCGCCCGACCGCCGCGCCCCCGCCTGACCGCCGCGTCTCCAGCCTGACCGCCGCGTCTCCAGCCTGACCGCCGCGCCACTCCAGGGCACCCCCATGTCTGCACTCGTTCAGGAGCACTCCACGTGAATCAGCCTGCCGAAAACCAGCCCCAGGTCAGCCTTGCCCAGTCCTCCCCGACCGTCGGCACGTTCCGCGAGCGGGACGGCGCGCTGGAGTGGAGCGGCCGCACGGAGACCGTGCGCGTCGAGCCCTGGGGCCCGGACGCGGTCCGGGTCCGCACCCGGCTCGGCGGCCCGGTCCTGGAGGGGCTGCCGGGCGCCCTCCTCGACGAGCGGCCGTCGACGCCGTACACCCTCAAGATCGAGGACGGGCGGGGGACGCTGACCGTCGGCGCGCTGACCGTCGAGGTCGACGCCGAGGGCCTGCTCCGCTTCGTGCGCACGGACGACGGTGGAGAACTCCTCGCCGAGGAGCGGGCCCACTTCTGGTGGCCGGGCTCGCGGCTGTACACCCCGGCCGGCGGCGGCCGGCACCGCCTGGAACAGCGCTTCGCCGCCTACGAGGGTGAGCGGCTGTACGGCCTGGGCCAGCACCAGCACGGGCTGTTCGACCAGAAGGGCGCGGTGCTCGACCTGGTGCAGCGCAACGCCGAGGTGACCATCCCGGTGCTGACCTCCAGCCGCGGCTACACCTTCCTGTGGAACAGCCCGGCCATCGGCCGCGTGGAGCTGGCGGGCAACGGCACGCGCTGGGTGGCGGACTCGGCCCGGCAGATCGACTACTGGATCACCGCGGGCGACCCGGCCGACGCCCAGCGCCGCTACAGCGCGGTGACCGGCCGTACGCCGATGCTGCCGGAGTGGGCGGCCGGCTTCTGGCAGTGCAAGCTGCGCTACCGCACCCAGGACGAACTCCTCGCGGTGGCGCGGGAGTACAAGCGGCGCGGCCTGCCCCTCGACGTCATTGTCTGCGATTTCTTCCACTGGACCCACCTGGGCGAGTGGAAGTTCGACCTCGATCAGTGGCCGGACCCGGCGGCGATGGTGGCGGAGCTGGCGGAACTCGGCGTCGAACTGGTGGTGAGCGTCTGGCCGTCGGTCTCGCCACTGAGCGAGAACCACCAGCTCATGGAGCAGCGCGGCTACTTCATCGGCACCGAGTACGGCCCCATGGCCCATGCCGACTGGCCCGACAAGGGAGTCGCGTCGACGGTCCAGGTGGCCTTCTACGACGCCACGAACCCCGAAGCGCGCGAGTTCGTGTGGTCGAAGGTGCGGGACAACTACCTGAAGCCGTACGGCATCAGGTCGTTCTGGCTGGACGCCTGCGAGCCGGAGCTGAAGCCGGGCTTCCAGGAGAACCTGCGCTACTACGCGGGGCCCGGTCCGGAGACGGGCAACCTGTATCCGCGCGAGAACTCCCGCACCTTCTACGAGGGCATGCTCGCCGCCGGCGAGACCGAGGTCGTCACCCTCAACCGCTCGGCGTGGGCGGGCAGTCAGCGCTACGGCGCCGCCCTGTGGTCCGGCGACATCGGCACCGACTTCGCGACTCTGCGCCGCCAGATCGCGGCCGGTCTCAACACGGCCCTGTCCGGCATCCCCTGGTGGAACACGGACATCGGCGGCTTCCACGGCGGTGACCCGGACGATCCGGCGTACCGCGAGGTCATGGTGCGCTGGTTCCAGTTCGGCGCGCTGTCCCCGCTGATGCGCCTGCACGGCTTCCGCGACCCGGGCACGCCGCTCGGACCCGGGATGACCGGCGGCCCCAACGAGGTGTGGTCGTACGGCGAGGAGGCCGGCGCGATCCTGGAGAAGTACCTGCGGCTGCGCGAGCGGCTGAAGCCGTACGTCCTCGACGTCATGCGCGCCGCGCACGAGGAGGGCCTGCCCGTGATGCGGCCGCTGTTCCTGGAGTTCCCCGAGGACCGGGCCGCCTGGTCGGTGGACGACGCCTATCTCTTCGGACCCGATCTCCTGGTCGCGCCGGTCCTCACGGCGGGCGCGACGTCCCGGACCGCGTACCTCCCGGCGGGCGCGTGGTGGACGGACGCGTGGACGGGTCAGGAGTACGAGGGCGGCACGGCCGTGACCGTCGACGCTCCGCTGGACCGCATCCCGCTGTTCCTGCGGGACGGGGCGCGGCTGCCGGTGGCGGAGTGACGCGTGTGGCCGGTCCCACGGGGGGACCGGCCACTCCTTCATGCTCTCCGGGGGATCAGCTGCTGCTGACGCTCAGACTGTTGGTGGTGAAGTCCAGGCCGCCCGACGAGGACGTGATCTCGAAGCCGAACTGCACGTCACCGATGGTCACATTGCCGAACCAGCCCTTGGTGTCCTTGATCCACTTCAGGATCGGGAGGACGTTCACGGTGCCGGAGGACGAGTCCGAGGTGCGCAGGAACGAGAAGACGTCGTTCGAGCCGTTGTTGCCCTTGTAGACGGTCCAGGTGTGACCGCCCAGCGTCAGGTTGCCCTGGGAGGTGCCGAGCGCGCCGACGGCTCCGTTGTAGTTCACCCAGAGCATGACCTCGTACTTGTAGGCCGTGTCCCAGATGTCGTACGACGTGTTGTACGCGCCGGAGGACGGGACCGTGACGTTGTAGCTGCTGCTGAGCGATCCGAGTGAGGTGATCGACTTGTTGATCACCTTCTTGGCGTTCGGGTAGGACTTGATGCCGCCAGTGTTCGGGTGGTTGGCGTTGACGCCCCAGTTGGTGCCGGAGTTGGCCCAGATGCACTGGCTGCCCGCGCCGGAGCCCCAGATGTTGTTGTAGAGCGTGTAGCCGTTCAGGGTCGTGTTGCCCCACTGGTCGCAGGAGCTCCAGACCGCTGCCTGGGCGGGGGCGGAGGCGAGGCCGATGGTCGCGCCGAGCGCGAGCGCGGGGGCGATCAGGGCTTTGGTGACCTTGCTGAGCGTGCGTGGTGCCATGGTGTCCCTTCCATGGGTGGGGGGAGTGCCTGGTGCTACTGCGGCCCCAGGGTGAGGACGCAGTCCTCTCCGGCGACGAGATCGAGGGGTCGTGCGCCGGAGGAAGTCCTGAGGTCGACGCGCAGGGTGCGCGTCGGGCGGATGACGGCCGTGCGCTCCCCGGGGCCCCAGGTCAGGTCGACCTCGGCGCCGAAGCGGGTGCGGACGCCGCGCAATCGGCCCGTCGGATACGCGGTCGGCAGGGCGGGAAAGAGGACGAGCCGCCCGGGCGTGGACTGGATCAGCGCCTCGATGATCACGGCGGGCAGCGTGTGGGCGGCGTCCGCGTTGTAGACGTGGCGGTTCGGGTAGTGCCCGCTCATCAGGGAGACATGGAAGAAGTCCCCGGCCAGTACGTTGCCGAGGGCGCCCGCCACCCGGTCGGCGTCGCGCAGCCGGGCCGCGATCAGGGCGTGGTGGAGGTGGCCGTGCGCGGAGTCGTTCTCGGCGCCGCGCAGTTCGAGGGCGCGATGGGCGGCGGCGGCGAGTTCGGGGGTGTCGTACGGGTTGATCTCGTCGAGGGGCCAGACCCCGTAGAGGTGGCTCAGGTGCCGGTGGTCGTAGGTGTCGTCGAGACCGGGCCAGGCCCACTCGGCGAGGGCGCCGTCGGCGTTGACGCGGTGCGGGGGCAGCCGGTCGGCGAGCGCGCGCAGGCGCTCGGCGTCGGGTCCCGGGTGGTAGTGGGCCGCCGTGAGGAGGGCGTGCCGCGCCGCCGAGAGGTCCATGGCGGCGTTGAGGGTGATCCAGCTCGCGTTCGCGGGACGGTTCTCCGGGGAGTACGACGGCACGACGACGAGATGACCGTTCTTGTCGGTCCGGGTGAGGAAGTCCTCGTAGAAGTACGCCACTTCGGCGAGCGCGACCGCCAGCCGCGGGTCGCGCGCCCCGCTCGTCTCGTCATGGTCCACGAGGGGCTTCAGGAGCCAGTCGGCGCCCGCGGTCCACACATGCAGGGGGTACTCGCGGCTGAGGTGGTAGATGTGCCCGGACTCACCGTCGGTGTGCGCGGGGGCGACGACGCCACGGGTACCGAAGATCGCCCGGGCGTTGTCGCGCCAGTGCGGCAACTGGCCGTGCACCAGGGCGGCATGAGCCTCGGAGACCTCCGGGAGGGCGGCTGCGGCGGCCGACGCCGTCTGCAGATTGACATTGGCGTCGGTGGTGAAGGCCCCCGCCCACGCGGTGTCCCAGTCCCCGGTCCACAGGCCGGTCAGCCGTGGGGGAAGCATCCCGGCGGAGGACAGGAGGTGGTAGCGGCCGGCCGCGAAGAGGCGTTCGAGGAGGGCGGGGCTCTTCGGGCGGCGGACCAACTCCGAACCAGGGAGGGCGCGTTCGGTGGGGTCGGCGCCGAGGTCCAGACCCGCGCGGAGGTAGGCGGTGCGGTGGAGGGCGGTGTGGCGGGCCAGGAGGTGGGGGTACGCGTCCTCCTCGTCACCGGGCAGCAGGGCGCGCAGTTCCCTGGCCTCGGCCAGGACGTCCAGCTCCCCGGTGTGCCGCCGTACGCGGGTGAGCAGGAGCAGCGAGGCCGCCCCCTCGACCCGCAGACCGGGCAGCGCCGTCCGGGTCCGGCCGCCGCTCACCACGGCGAGCGTCACGCCCGTGTACGCCAGGTCGCCGCCGGGGTAGCGGGCCCGCAGGGTGAGGAGGGCGCCCTCGGAGGTGAGGACGGCGCCGTGCCCCACCGCCAGGTCCCTCGGCGCGCCCGGCAGCCGGTGGTCCAGCGTCACGTCGAGGGTGAGGCCGGGTCCGGTCACGCGCTGGACCACGACGTCGTCGGCGCGGGAGACGAAGACCTCGCTGCGGCCGCCGCCGTCGGCGCCGACGACTCCGGTGGTGAAGTCGACATGGCGCCGGTACGAGCGCCGCTCGGGGGCCGGGCGGCGCAGCCGTATCCGGAACGCCGGGTGGAAGGGCCGCACCCACAGCAGCGGCCGACCGTCGGTGAAGTCCTCGCCGGCCGTGGTGTCGCCCGCCAGCAAGCGGTCCTGGAGGCCGGGGAGCCGGTCCGCCAGCGCGGGCGGGCCGGCGTCCGCGCTGCCGTTGGGGCGGATCAGGGTGTGATGATTGACGATGACACGGTCATCGTTCGGATCACCGAACACCATGACGCCATGGCGGCCGTTGCCACTCAGGAAGGCGTCCTCCCAGCGGGTGGCGGGGGCGGCCTCCCAGGTGCCGTGCACGGGCTCGCTCATGGCGCCGCCTCCAGTACCGCCGCGCCGTACCGCCCCAGCTCCACGGCATCGACGACGTCCTCGCCGGTCAGCAGGTCGCGGTGGCGTCCGGGTACCGGCACGGTCACCGTGTCCCGCCCGTGGTGGAGCAGGAACAGTAGCTCGCCCCGGCGTACCGCCTCCACGCCCGCCGGGAGGTGGTCGAGCGCCGGCCGTACGCCCGCGTCCTCGGCGATCCCGGCGAGCAGCGGCCACAGCGCCGCCGGCTCGGGAAGGGTGGACAGGTACCAGGCGCGGCCCTTGCGCAGTACGGCCGGAAGACCGTCCAGCTCGCCCCCCTTGTAGGGGATGACGGCGTAGGCCTCGTCCGCGGCCTCGATCTCCTCGGACCACAGAGTGCCGCGGAAGCCCTCTACGCCGACCTTCTCGTCGGCGTCGAGCGGCCACCATTCGTGCAGGGTGCGGATGCCGAAGAGCTTCCGCAACCGCTCGTCCATGCCGCCCTGGCGCACCCGGTCGTCCTGGTCGGCGACGCCGGTCAGGAAGCCGGAGACCACGGTGCCGCCACCCCGTACGTATGCGACGAGGTTGTCGATCGCCGTGTCCGTCAGGAGATACAGCTGCGGGAGGACGACCAGCTTGTACGCGGACAGGTCGTGCTCGGGGTGGGCGAAGGAGGCGGTGACGTTCGCTTCCCACAGGGCGCGGTGCCAGGCGCGTACGACCGCGGGGTAGTCGACCTCGCCGGACAGCCGACCGTCCTGCCCGCTCGCCCACCAGGCGTTCCAGTCGAGCAGTACGGCGACATCGGCACCCGTGACCCGAGTGTCCGCCACCTTCTCGCTCAGCAGGGCGAGTTCCGCCCCGATGCGCTTGACCTCCTGGAAGGTGCGGCCCCGCTCCCCCGCGTGGCTGACCATTCCGGAGTGGAACTTCTCGGCGCCCTGCCGGGACTGTCGCCACTGGAAGTAGCAGACGGCGTCGGCGCCGCGGGCCACGGCCTGGAGCGACCAGAGACGGTTGAGGCCGGGCGGCTTGGGGTGGTTGACCCCGCGCCAGTTGACCGGGCCCGCCGCCTGCTCCATGACCATCCAGGGGCCGCCGCGGGCCTGCGAGCGGGTCATGTCGTGGATGAGCGCACCGTACTGACCGCCCAGCGGATCGCGCGGGTCCGGATAGCTGTCGACCGAGACGACGTCCTCCCGGCCGGCCCACGCCCAGGCGTCCTGGCCCTGCCAGAACGGCATGAAGTTGCTGGTCACGGGGATGTTCGGGGTGTGCCGGGCGACGATGTCACGTTCGGCGACGAAGCACTCCATGAGTGCGTCGGAGGTGAAGCGCTTGAAGTCGAGCACCTGGGTGGGGTTGTTCATGTAGTGGGCGTGGCGCGGCGGGAGGATGCCTTCCCAGTCGTCGTAGCCCTGGCTCCAGAAGGCCGTGCCCCAGGCCGTGTTGAGTGCGTCGAGCGTGCCGTACCTGCCCTGGAGCCAGCGGCGGAAGGCGGTGGCCGCCTCGTCGCCCCAGTCGTAGGTGCAGTACTCGTTGTTGATGTGCCACATCGTGAGGGCGGGATGGCCGCCGTAGCGGGCGGCGAGGTCCTCGGTGATGGCGGCGGCGTAGCGCCGGTAGACGGCACTGGAGTGGGCGAAGTGCTGGCGGCCGCCCCACCACTCGATGCGGCCGTCCTCGTCGCGGGGCAGGGTCTCGGGGTGCAGGCGCCCCATCCAGGGCGGGGGCGAGGCGGTGGGGGTGGCCAGGACGACGCCGATGCCGTTCTCGTGCATCAGGTCCATGAGCCGGTCGAGCCAGCCGAACTCCCTCGCCCCCGGGGTGGGTTCGAGCTCGGCCCAGGAGAAGACGCCGACGGTGACGGAGTTGACGCCGGCCTCCTTCATGAGGCGTACGTCCTCCTGCCAGACCTCCTCGGGCCACTGCTCGGGGTTGTAGTCGCCACCGAACAGGATGCGGCCCCGGGTGGCATCCGTGAGCCCGGGCATCAGACCGGCTCCCCGTACTGGATGCCGCGCCCGTTGGTGGCGAGGTAGACCCGGCCGTGGATGCGCGGGTCACCGACGACGGCCTCGCCGATCCACCCCCACTGGTGGGCGTCGTCGTTGATCCGGACCCATGTCCTGGCGGCGTCGTCGGAGCGGTAGACGGCGGTGATGGTCTCCGTCGAGCCGACCTGGTAGATCGCCGGGTAGTCGGCGCCGTCGGCCGCCTTGCCGAAGCCGAGGGTGTACGAGGCCCAGCAGCTGTCGATCCTGGCGAAGGTGTCCCCGCCGTCGGTGGACCGGTAGAGCCCGTTCCATTTGGCGGAGAGCCACAGGTCGCCGCTTCGTCCCGGCGCCGCGACCAGCTTGAACTGGCTGTCGCCGGAGGGCAGTCCGCCCGCACGGGCCGTGAACGAACGGCCACTGTCAGTGCTGGCGTATAGCGTTCCATTGTCGAAGTCGTAGGCGTAGAAGCGCGTCGGATCGGCCGGGTCGGCGACCGGTGTGGCGCCCTTCGGGAAGGAGGAGACCTCGGACCAGCTCGCGCCGTTGTCCGTCGAGCGGTGGGCCGCGTACGTCGTGCCGTCCCAGTGCACGAAGGACCACAGCAGTGTGCCGCCGTCGGCACTGGTGGCGATCGGTCCCGGTGCGTCCTTGGCGATGTCGGGCTGGGCCTCGAAGGGCGCCCAGGTCCGCCCGCCGTCGTGGGAGTACGCGCCGTTGCCGTGGTCGCCCCAGCCCGTGCGGACGACATACGCCGGCCTGGCCGCGGCCTGCGCGAGTCCCGTCGCCGACCCGAACACGGGGTTCGTCGCCATGCCGCGCGACGGAGACGCCGTGAGCCGCTCGTGGTACATCACACCGATGTCCCCGAGTCCGCTGATCAGGTGTGCCTCCCCGACCGGGGGCGAGATCAGTTGGCGCACGGCGCTCTCCTCCAGGCCGCGGATCCGCGGTGCCCAGCGCTTGAGGTCGCGGGTGCCGTAGA from Streptomyces avermitilis MA-4680 = NBRC 14893 includes the following:
- a CDS encoding glycosyl hydrolase family 95 catalytic domain-containing protein codes for the protein MSEPVHGTWEAAPATRWEDAFLSGNGRHGVMVFGDPNDDRVIVNHHTLIRPNGSADAGPPALADRLPGLQDRLLAGDTTAGEDFTDGRPLLWVRPFHPAFRIRLRRPAPERRSYRRHVDFTTGVVGADGGGRSEVFVSRADDVVVQRVTGPGLTLDVTLDHRLPGAPRDLAVGHGAVLTSEGALLTLRARYPGGDLAYTGVTLAVVSGGRTRTALPGLRVEGAASLLLLTRVRRHTGELDVLAEARELRALLPGDEEDAYPHLLARHTALHRTAYLRAGLDLGADPTERALPGSELVRRPKSPALLERLFAAGRYHLLSSAGMLPPRLTGLWTGDWDTAWAGAFTTDANVNLQTASAAAAALPEVSEAHAALVHGQLPHWRDNARAIFGTRGVVAPAHTDGESGHIYHLSREYPLHVWTAGADWLLKPLVDHDETSGARDPRLAVALAEVAYFYEDFLTRTDKNGHLVVVPSYSPENRPANASWITLNAAMDLSAARHALLTAAHYHPGPDAERLRALADRLPPHRVNADGALAEWAWPGLDDTYDHRHLSHLYGVWPLDEINPYDTPELAAAAHRALELRGAENDSAHGHLHHALIAARLRDADRVAGALGNVLAGDFFHVSLMSGHYPNRHVYNADAAHTLPAVIIEALIQSTPGRLVLFPALPTAYPTGRLRGVRTRFGAEVDLTWGPGERTAVIRPTRTLRVDLRTSSGARPLDLVAGEDCVLTLGPQ
- a CDS encoding LacI family DNA-binding transcriptional regulator, translated to MVTLAEVAQHAGVSASTVSYVLSGKRSISVGTRRRVEQSIQELGYHPNAGARALASSRSNIIALMIPLRTDMYVPVMMEIAIAVATSARTHGYDVLLLTGEEGPDAVRRVTGSGLADAMILMDVELDDERLPLLRSTDQPSVLIGLPADTSGLTCVDLDFGATGALCAGHLATLGHRDIAVIGEAPAVYERHTGFAERTLDGLRSRSRELGLRVLHRPCEGGYDAMALTLARIFDERPSTTGFVVQNESAVEPLLALLRRQGRAVPEDVSVIAICPDQVATQASVRLTSVAIPAQEMGRHAVEHLVAKLNGHGEDEVVLIAPELTVRASTGPAPTAA
- a CDS encoding beta-galactosidase, translating into MPGLTDATRGRILFGGDYNPEQWPEEVWQEDVRLMKEAGVNSVTVGVFSWAELEPTPGAREFGWLDRLMDLMHENGIGVVLATPTASPPPWMGRLHPETLPRDEDGRIEWWGGRQHFAHSSAVYRRYAAAITEDLAARYGGHPALTMWHINNEYCTYDWGDEAATAFRRWLQGRYGTLDALNTAWGTAFWSQGYDDWEGILPPRHAHYMNNPTQVLDFKRFTSDALMECFVAERDIVARHTPNIPVTSNFMPFWQGQDAWAWAGREDVVSVDSYPDPRDPLGGQYGALIHDMTRSQARGGPWMVMEQAAGPVNWRGVNHPKPPGLNRLWSLQAVARGADAVCYFQWRQSRQGAEKFHSGMVSHAGERGRTFQEVKRIGAELALLSEKVADTRVTGADVAVLLDWNAWWASGQDGRLSGEVDYPAVVRAWHRALWEANVTASFAHPEHDLSAYKLVVLPQLYLLTDTAIDNLVAYVRGGGTVVSGFLTGVADQDDRVRQGGMDERLRKLFGIRTLHEWWPLDADEKVGVEGFRGTLWSEEIEAADEAYAVIPYKGGELDGLPAVLRKGRAWYLSTLPEPAALWPLLAGIAEDAGVRPALDHLPAGVEAVRRGELLFLLHHGRDTVTVPVPGRHRDLLTGEDVVDAVELGRYGAAVLEAAP
- a CDS encoding TIM-barrel domain-containing protein; translated protein: MNQPAENQPQVSLAQSSPTVGTFRERDGALEWSGRTETVRVEPWGPDAVRVRTRLGGPVLEGLPGALLDERPSTPYTLKIEDGRGTLTVGALTVEVDAEGLLRFVRTDDGGELLAEERAHFWWPGSRLYTPAGGGRHRLEQRFAAYEGERLYGLGQHQHGLFDQKGAVLDLVQRNAEVTIPVLTSSRGYTFLWNSPAIGRVELAGNGTRWVADSARQIDYWITAGDPADAQRRYSAVTGRTPMLPEWAAGFWQCKLRYRTQDELLAVAREYKRRGLPLDVIVCDFFHWTHLGEWKFDLDQWPDPAAMVAELAELGVELVVSVWPSVSPLSENHQLMEQRGYFIGTEYGPMAHADWPDKGVASTVQVAFYDATNPEAREFVWSKVRDNYLKPYGIRSFWLDACEPELKPGFQENLRYYAGPGPETGNLYPRENSRTFYEGMLAAGETEVVTLNRSAWAGSQRYGAALWSGDIGTDFATLRRQIAAGLNTALSGIPWWNTDIGGFHGGDPDDPAYREVMVRWFQFGALSPLMRLHGFRDPGTPLGPGMTGGPNEVWSYGEEAGAILEKYLRLRERLKPYVLDVMRAAHEEGLPVMRPLFLEFPEDRAAWSVDDAYLFGPDLLVAPVLTAGATSRTAYLPAGAWWTDAWTGQEYEGGTAVTVDAPLDRIPLFLRDGARLPVAE
- a CDS encoding glycoside hydrolase family 12 protein, which encodes MAPRTLSKVTKALIAPALALGATIGLASAPAQAAVWSSCDQWGNTTLNGYTLYNNIWGSGAGSQCIWANSGTNWGVNANHPNTGGIKSYPNAKKVINKSITSLGSLSSSYNVTVPSSGAYNTSYDIWDTAYKYEVMLWVNYNGAVGALGTSQGNLTLGGHTWTVYKGNNGSNDVFSFLRTSDSSSGTVNVLPILKWIKDTKGWFGNVTIGDVQFGFEITSSSGGLDFTTNSLSVSSS